One window of Bacteroides sp. AN502(2024) genomic DNA carries:
- a CDS encoding endonuclease/exonuclease/phosphatase family protein, which produces MYLMKKYLLLFLCLTLGVAYAQDTLRVRVMTYNLRFGELASLEELAHHIKSFKPDFVALQEVDSKTDRKRTPQQKGKDFISELAYYTGMFGLYGKTIDYSTGYYGIGMLSKYPYISVQKTMLPHLVKEHERRAMLEGLFEMGNDTIVFTSTHLDVNSQETRAEQIKFITGHFKNYKYPVILGGDFNARHYSEAIRGMDSWFAASNDDFGMPAWKPVIKIDYLFAYPQKGWRVINTQTVQSLLSDHLPIITELEYVKEASKKKY; this is translated from the coding sequence ATGTATTTAATGAAGAAATATTTATTATTGTTTTTATGCCTGACTTTGGGCGTTGCCTATGCACAAGACACTCTACGGGTGCGGGTAATGACCTATAATTTGAGATTTGGCGAACTGGCATCTTTAGAAGAACTTGCTCATCACATCAAATCCTTCAAACCTGATTTTGTGGCGCTTCAGGAAGTGGACAGCAAAACAGACCGTAAGCGTACCCCGCAGCAGAAGGGAAAGGATTTTATATCCGAACTTGCCTATTATACGGGGATGTTTGGGCTCTATGGAAAAACGATTGATTATTCTACCGGTTATTACGGCATTGGAATGTTAAGTAAATATCCATATATTTCTGTTCAAAAGACAATGCTGCCACATCTGGTCAAAGAACATGAGAGACGGGCTATGCTGGAGGGATTATTCGAAATGGGTAATGATACCATTGTTTTTACCTCTACGCATCTGGACGTTAACTCTCAAGAAACACGGGCGGAGCAAATAAAATTTATTACCGGCCATTTCAAGAATTATAAATATCCTGTAATTTTGGGAGGCGATTTCAATGCGCGTCATTACTCCGAGGCAATACGCGGTATGGATAGTTGGTTTGCCGCGAGTAACGATGATTTTGGAATGCCGGCATGGAAACCTGTGATTAAGATAGATTACTTGTTTGCATACCCGCAAAAAGGATGGCGTGTGATTAATACACAAACTGTCCAGTCGCTTTTGTCAGATCATTTACCGATTATTACGGAACTGGAATATGTGAAAGAAGCATCGAAAAAGAAATATTGA
- a CDS encoding alpha-N-acetylglucosaminidase — translation MIHTIIKYLLISTTLFFCSCHKPKTDIITPAKLLIERQIGERAKSIHFEYIEPSEGKDIFEVIASDGRLTLRGSSSVAICYAFHTYMKEACKSMKTWSGEHITSVMPWPDYELYEQVSPYELRYFLNVCTFGYTTPYWDWERWEKEIDRMALYGVNMPLATVASEAIAERVWLRMGLTKEEIREFFTAPAHLPWHRMGNLNKWDGPLSDAWQHNQIGLQHQILIRMRELGMQPIAPAFAGFVPEAFAQKHPDTQFRHMRWGGFDEEYNAYVLPPDSPFFEEIGKLFVEEWEKEFGENTYYLSDSFNEMELPIDKEDKEAKYKLLAEYGETIYKSITAGNPDAVWVTQGWTFGYQHSFWDKESLKALLSNVPDDKMIIIDLGNDYPKWVWNTEQTWKVHDGFYGKKWIFSYVPNFGGKNTMTGDLDMYANSSVKALRAANKGNLIGFGSAPEGLENNEVVYELLADMGWTSDSIDLDDWMKIYCEARYGGYPDAMEEAWKLFRKTAYSSLYSYPRFTWQTVVPDQRRISKIDLSDDYLQAIRLYASCAGELKSSELYRNDLIEFVSYYVAAKAENFYKQALKDDSENRVLAAQRNLQQTVDLLIDVDRLLASHPLYRLEEWVELARNSGTTLQEKDVYEANAKRLITSWGGIQGDYAARFWSGLIKDYYIPRIQLYFTKDRNKIRKWEEQWITSPWSNTTTPFDDPVKAALGLIEKTNKL, via the coding sequence ATGATACATACGATAATCAAGTATTTATTAATTTCAACAACGCTTTTTTTCTGCTCATGCCACAAGCCTAAGACGGATATTATCACCCCCGCCAAACTGCTAATAGAACGTCAGATTGGGGAAAGAGCAAAGTCTATCCACTTTGAATATATTGAACCATCCGAAGGTAAAGATATATTCGAAGTGATAGCAAGTGACGGCAGGCTTACTTTAAGGGGAAGTAGCTCCGTTGCTATTTGCTACGCTTTTCATACTTACATGAAAGAAGCTTGTAAGAGCATGAAAACATGGAGCGGTGAACATATAACATCGGTGATGCCGTGGCCCGATTATGAATTGTATGAACAAGTGTCCCCTTATGAGTTGCGTTACTTCCTGAATGTTTGTACATTCGGCTACACGACCCCTTACTGGGACTGGGAGCGTTGGGAAAAGGAAATTGACAGGATGGCCCTTTATGGTGTAAATATGCCCTTGGCTACAGTGGCCAGCGAAGCTATTGCGGAACGGGTATGGCTTCGTATGGGATTGACCAAAGAAGAAATCCGTGAATTTTTCACTGCCCCTGCACATCTTCCCTGGCATCGTATGGGTAATCTGAACAAGTGGGACGGTCCTTTATCTGATGCCTGGCAACATAATCAAATCGGCTTGCAACACCAAATCCTGATCCGTATGCGCGAGTTGGGCATGCAACCCATAGCACCCGCGTTTGCAGGTTTTGTGCCGGAAGCATTCGCACAGAAACATCCCGACACACAATTCCGGCATATGCGGTGGGGTGGTTTTGATGAAGAGTACAACGCCTATGTATTGCCACCGGACTCGCCTTTCTTCGAAGAAATAGGCAAACTGTTTGTCGAAGAATGGGAAAAAGAGTTTGGAGAAAATACTTATTACCTGTCGGACAGTTTTAACGAAATGGAACTACCTATAGATAAGGAAGATAAAGAAGCGAAATATAAGTTATTGGCCGAGTATGGAGAAACGATTTATAAATCAATTACAGCCGGAAACCCTGATGCTGTTTGGGTTACACAAGGATGGACATTCGGATATCAACATTCATTCTGGGATAAAGAATCGCTTAAAGCCTTGTTAAGCAATGTACCTGATGATAAAATGATTATCATTGATTTGGGCAATGATTATCCCAAATGGGTATGGAACACCGAACAGACATGGAAAGTACACGATGGATTTTACGGAAAGAAATGGATATTCAGCTATGTACCCAACTTTGGCGGGAAAAACACAATGACAGGAGATCTGGACATGTATGCTAATTCTTCGGTCAAAGCGTTACGTGCTGCAAATAAAGGTAACTTGATTGGGTTTGGTTCTGCCCCTGAAGGACTCGAAAACAATGAGGTTGTTTACGAACTGTTAGCCGATATGGGATGGACATCAGATAGCATTGATCTTGACGATTGGATGAAAATATATTGCGAGGCCCGTTATGGAGGATATCCCGATGCCATGGAGGAAGCTTGGAAACTCTTCCGGAAGACAGCATATAGTTCTCTCTATTCATACCCCCGTTTTACTTGGCAAACTGTAGTACCCGATCAACGGCGGATCAGTAAAATCGACCTTAGTGATGATTACTTGCAGGCTATACGTTTGTATGCTAGTTGCGCTGGCGAACTGAAAAGCTCTGAATTATACAGAAATGACCTCATTGAGTTTGTTTCGTATTATGTAGCGGCTAAAGCTGAAAATTTTTATAAGCAGGCCTTGAAAGATGATTCGGAGAATCGTGTTCTCGCAGCGCAACGTAATCTGCAACAAACCGTTGATTTGTTGATTGACGTTGACAGGCTGTTGGCTTCTCATCCTTTATATCGATTAGAAGAATGGGTGGAACTTGCACGTAATAGCGGAACAACTCTTCAGGAAAAAGATGTTTATGAAGCAAATGCCAAACGCTTGATTACAAGTTGGGGTGGTATTCAGGGAGATTATGCTGCTCGTTTCTGGAGCGGGTTAATTAAAGATTACTATATTCCTCGCATACAGCTCTATTTCACAAAAGATCGGAATAAAATTCGAAAATGGGAAGAACAATGGATTACATCTCCCTGGAGCAACACTACAACTCCGTTTGATGACCCGGTCAAGGCTGCATTGGGTTTAATAGAGAAAACAAATAAGTTATAG
- a CDS encoding glycerate kinase, with protein MKKIVLAFDSFKGSVGSFEIAKATEKAIQEELPDCQIIRFPIADGGEGTTEALCSALNAQTVSCRVHDPFMKPIDVSYGIVNNGAMAIIEMASACGLPLIDSSRRNPMKTTTYGVGEMVADALKRGCREFIIGIGGSATNDAGMGMLKALGARFLDRENCELEPVGESLIKVHQIDISQLNPALKESNFTIACDVSNPFWGKEGAAYVYAPQKGATMLQVIELDNGLRHYAQVIKEYTDMDISQLPGAGAAGGMGGGLLPFLNAKLQSGIEVILKTLRFEEVVQQADLILTGEGKLDRQTCMGKALDGILRVGDRCQVPVIALGGAVEATEALNRMGFTAVLPIQPFPVTLEEAMQPEFTKENIERTVRQVVRIIKQFTK; from the coding sequence ATGAAAAAGATTGTATTGGCATTCGACTCGTTTAAAGGTTCGGTCGGCTCTTTTGAAATAGCGAAAGCGACCGAAAAAGCGATTCAGGAGGAATTACCTGACTGTCAGATTATACGTTTCCCCATAGCTGATGGTGGCGAAGGGACTACGGAAGCCTTATGTTCTGCTCTTAATGCTCAAACGGTGTCATGTCGGGTGCATGATCCATTCATGAAGCCAATTGATGTATCGTATGGTATCGTAAACAATGGTGCGATGGCTATTATCGAAATGGCTTCGGCCTGCGGTCTTCCATTGATTGATTCAAGCCGAAGAAACCCAATGAAGACTACGACTTATGGAGTTGGAGAAATGGTTGCTGACGCATTAAAACGAGGGTGTCGGGAATTCATTATTGGGATTGGCGGAAGTGCGACAAATGATGCGGGAATGGGTATGCTGAAGGCTTTAGGGGCACGTTTTCTGGATAGAGAGAACTGTGAACTGGAACCTGTCGGCGAAAGTCTGATAAAAGTTCATCAAATAGATATTTCTCAATTAAATCCGGCATTGAAGGAGAGTAATTTTACGATCGCCTGTGATGTTAGTAATCCATTTTGGGGAAAAGAAGGTGCAGCCTATGTATATGCTCCTCAAAAAGGTGCAACTATGCTGCAAGTGATAGAGTTGGACAATGGGTTGCGACATTATGCACAGGTGATAAAGGAATATACAGATATGGACATATCGCAACTTCCCGGTGCCGGAGCAGCCGGAGGAATGGGAGGCGGCCTGCTTCCGTTTCTGAATGCAAAATTGCAATCCGGGATAGAAGTTATATTGAAAACGCTTCGTTTCGAAGAAGTCGTTCAACAGGCAGACCTGATACTGACTGGAGAAGGGAAACTGGATCGCCAGACTTGTATGGGAAAGGCACTGGACGGAATCTTACGTGTCGGTGACAGATGTCAGGTTCCGGTGATAGCATTAGGGGGAGCGGTCGAAGCCACTGAGGCACTTAATAGGATGGGTTTTACAGCCGTACTTCCTATCCAGCCTTTCCCGGTAACACTTGAAGAGGCGATGCAACCGGAGTTTACGAAAGAAAACATAGAGAGAACGGTGCGACAGGTGGTGAGAATCATCAAACAATTTACTAAATAA
- a CDS encoding GntP family permease: MTAIGALIGLSLSILLIIRKLSPTYSLIIGAIVGGLLGGLSLNETVTVMTEGVKEIAPAVLRIMTAGVLSGILIQTGATTVISNAIIHKMGEKRVFMALALATMLLCTVGVFIDVAVITVAPVALSIGKRFNLSPSVLLIAMIGGGKCGNIISPNPNTIIAAGNFNTDLSAVMFANILPAVIGLFFTVFVIVRLMPQTVKNKKVVIQTVNKEKERNLPSLIASLIAPVVTVVLLALRPIAGINIDPLIALPVGGLCGAICMRQWKNILPSIEYGLQKMSVVAILLIGTGTIAGIIKNSSLKDWILTGLDHAHISDVLIAPISGALMSAATASTTAGATLASSSFAETILAIGISAVWGAAMINSGATVLDHLPHGSFFHATGGVCELNFKERLKLIPYESLIGIVLAAGTTILDIISN; the protein is encoded by the coding sequence ATGACAGCGATAGGTGCATTAATCGGGCTTTCATTATCCATACTGTTAATCATAAGAAAGCTTTCTCCGACATACAGTCTGATTATCGGAGCGATAGTTGGAGGATTGTTGGGAGGACTATCTTTAAATGAGACTGTAACGGTGATGACCGAAGGGGTGAAAGAAATCGCTCCGGCGGTATTGCGGATTATGACGGCCGGAGTCTTATCAGGTATATTAATACAAACCGGAGCTACCACTGTCATCTCCAATGCAATTATACATAAAATGGGTGAGAAGCGGGTATTTATGGCATTGGCACTCGCAACTATGTTACTTTGTACTGTAGGTGTATTTATTGATGTGGCTGTGATAACTGTTGCACCAGTGGCTCTTTCGATAGGTAAGCGTTTTAACCTGTCTCCATCCGTGTTACTTATTGCTATGATCGGGGGAGGTAAGTGTGGAAATATCATATCACCTAACCCGAATACCATTATAGCAGCCGGAAATTTTAATACAGATCTATCGGCTGTAATGTTTGCCAATATTTTACCGGCAGTGATCGGTTTGTTTTTCACCGTTTTCGTTATTGTCCGTCTAATGCCTCAAACAGTAAAAAATAAAAAGGTGGTGATACAAACTGTGAATAAAGAGAAAGAGAGAAATCTGCCGTCGCTAATAGCTAGTCTGATTGCTCCTGTTGTTACTGTTGTTTTATTGGCATTACGCCCTATAGCAGGAATCAATATTGATCCTTTGATAGCTTTGCCGGTAGGTGGTTTGTGTGGCGCTATCTGTATGAGACAATGGAAAAATATTCTTCCAAGTATAGAGTATGGACTGCAGAAGATGTCTGTGGTAGCTATTCTGTTGATAGGAACCGGAACTATTGCCGGTATCATAAAGAACTCTTCTTTGAAAGACTGGATTCTTACAGGATTGGATCATGCTCATATTAGTGATGTGTTGATTGCTCCTATATCAGGCGCATTGATGTCAGCGGCTACGGCATCGACAACAGCCGGAGCGACATTGGCTTCTTCTTCGTTTGCTGAAACAATATTGGCTATAGGGATTTCTGCGGTTTGGGGGGCAGCTATGATTAATTCGGGAGCTACAGTTCTTGACCATTTGCCACATGGTTCGTTCTTTCATGCGACAGGAGGCGTATGCGAACTCAACTTTAAGGAACGTCTGAAGTTGATACCTTATGAATCTCTTATAGGGATAGTGTTAGCTGCCGGAACGACTATTTTAGATATAATAAGTAATTAA